The genomic segment ATGGCGTGATAACGGAGAATCTCCAAAACTGGCCATGGGACCTCGGCGCACCGGTTATTGATGGGGATGGTATCCCGAATAACTATAACATTGCCGCGGGCGATTTGCCCGAACTCCTCGGCGACCAGCGCCTCTGGTGGATCATGAACGACCGAGGCAACACACACGAATCATCCAACACTAAGCCCATAGGCCTCGAAGTACACGCATCCGCGTTCGCTTTTGCGTTTTCAGGGGATGGATCTTCTAAAGAAGTGTTACCAAACTATACGTTTTACGACTACAAAATCATCAACAAAAGCAACCAGCCGCTTACCGATGCCTACATCAGTATGTTTGCGGATGCCGACCTCGGAAACGCCTCAGACGACTATGCCGGCTCGGATTCCCTCCTCCAGGTTGGCTATGTTTACAACGGTGGCAACAATGACAACCTGTGCGGACGGGGCGTCCCGCCACCAGCAGTTGGCTTCACGCTGTTTACCGACAAACTGGCTGAAAAAGACGGGGTTGACAATAACTTTGACGGCGTTGTTGATGAGCCTGGTGAGCAGCTCGGCGTAAGCAGCATCATTGCGAATGCAGAACCCTACAACAAGGAGATGTACCGCAATATCATGCTGGGCCTGTGGGAAGACGAGCGTCCGATTCTCTTTGGCGGTCAGGGGCGAGAGGGATTTGGTTTCCCCAACGATCTGCCCAGAAAGGAAACCCGGTTCATATTTTCCAATAATCCTATCCAACGCGGATTTTGGTCAGAAGCAAATGGCGACAACCGCGGCACCCCAAACAAGCCGGGTGATCGGAATGTTGTGACCTCGATGGGCAGCTTTGATTTTGCGCCTGCAGAGAAAATCAACTTTCGAATGGCCATCGTATGGTCCCAGGCTGGCACAAACCTGCAATCGGTAGACCTCCTCCTCCGCGAAACAGCTAGCCTGCGTGCTAAAAGCGACGCTTTATTCGGGATTGAACAGCGGGCGGAGGAATCAGCAACAGATTCGCCAATAGAAAGCGAATCCACCTTCTCACCTGACGTACACAGCAACTATCCAAACCCCTTTACAGAGCAGACAACCATTAACTACACCCTGCAGCACAGCATGGCTGTCAGGCTTTCAGTTTTTGACATGCTAGGGCGCGAAGTTCAGAACCTCGTGAACCAACAGCAGGACGCCGGCAACTACACTGTTGACTTCAACGCCGGCGACCTACCCGCAGGTATTTACTTCGCACGCATCCAGTTGGATGGCAACCAGTTCACCAGACGCATGACCCTGATCCGATGAAACGAATCCTCTTTGTATTCCTCTTTTTACTGGGCGCCACCGAGGCCACTGCACAACAAGGCACTTGTGAAATGTCTATGGCAGGCAAATATCTCGATGCAGGAAATGTACGCGCCTACATCCCCAACGACGGACGGCTGTTTCGCGGACATGCAGGTGAATACTACGAGCCGGGAATCAATTTTGAAGCCCCTAAAGGAATTGGCGCCAATTCTATTTATGCAGCTTCGCTTTGGGTTGGTGGCAATATCGATGACGAGTTTCGCGCAGCCGGAACCCGCTACGGATGGGCAGAATTCTGGGCTGGGCCGCTGGACGAAGCAGGAAACCCGCCGGCTGACTGTAAACCTTTTGACCACATATGGGAGATTCGTACAGCGGATATTGATTCCTTTTACACAGACGGCCATATCTCACAAAACCTGCAAAACTGGCCGTGGCAGCTGGGGGCACCTGTTGTGGATGGCGACGGCGACCCAACCAATTATAATCTAGCCGGCGGCGACCTGCCCGAACTGCTTGGCGATCAACGCCTCTGGTGGATTATGAACGACCGGGGCAACCAACATGAATCAACGGTGAGTGAACCTATTGGTATAGAAGTGCATGCCTCAGCTTTTGCGTTCAACAACCCCGGGCCACTTGGTAACTTTACGTTTTACGAGTACGAGATTATCAATAAAAACAGCAAGCCCCTCACAGATGCTTATGTAAGCATGTTTGCAGACGTAGACCTCGGTGACTTCTCAGATGATTACGTTGGCTCTGATTCGCTACTCCAGTATGGCTATGCCTACAATTCAGACAACCTCGATGATGGTTGTGGCGTCGGTATCATTCCGCCGGCTGTCGGCTTTACATTCCTGCCCACCATTGCCGGCGATGCAGATGGCATTGACAACAACTTTGACGGCATCGTAGACGAAGAAGGCGAAATGGTCGGCATTTCAAGCGTGTTATATAACGTAGAGCCCTATATGATTGATCGATATAAAAACGTGATGGAAGGCAGGTTAGAATACGGGGATACAATGTATAAAGGCGGCCGCGGGTATGAGAGCTGGGGCTTTCCCTCCAATTTGCCGCTAACGCCGACGCGTTTTGCTTATTCCGGCGATCCTGTAACGGGTACGTTCTGGAGTGAATTCAACGTGGATGATTTGGGTACCCCAAACGACCCTTATGACCGCAACCTGGTAACCACCATGGGGCAGTTTGATATTGCGTCTGGTGAAAAGAAAACCATCCGGTTGGCGATTGTCTGGTCGCAGGGCACCGATCATTTACATTCAGTCAGGTTGCTCAAGAAAGATGTAACAGGCGTACGCAACACCGGCGATGCGCTTTTCACAGCCAACCTGCCGGAGCGCCCGCAAAAACGGAATGCACCAATAAATGGCTTTGTCCTTGGTTTCGACCAGAACTTCCCCAATCCGTTTACTGAAAGCACAACCATCCGTTACAGCCTGCCCCAGGACATGCAGGTAAGGCTAACAGTGTTCGACATGCTGGGCAGGGAAGTACAGACGCTGGTCGAACAGCGTCAGGCTGCCGGCACGTATAACATAAACTTCGAAGCCGGTAATCTACCGGCCGGCATGTACCTCGCCCGCATCGAACTCGACTACCTGCAATTCACCAAGCGCATGACCTTGATGCGATGAAAGGGTGGTGGCCGTTCATACTGCTGTTTTTTGCGCTTGATGCGCATGCACAGGTAGGTAACTGCGAAACTTCTCTCGCAGAGGCTTATCTCAATGCCGGTAACGTACGGGCAAGGATATTAACTACTGGAAGTCTCTTCTGGCGAGGCTCACCGCATGTGTATGAAGTACCCAAAGGCGGTGGTTCCAACGCCATTTTTTCAGCCGCAATCTGGGTCGGTGGTTTGATAAACGACTCACTACATGTAGCAGCTTCAAGGTACGGCCCCTGGGAGTTCTGGCCAGGACCATTGGACGAGGCAGGGAATCCACCAGACGACTGTTCACTGTATGATAATATCTGGGAAATCAGGACAGAAGATATACAGGCATTTCTCGATGGTGGTGGTATTTCAACCAACTTGGAAAACTGGCCATGGCAACTCGGCGCGCCTGTTTTAGATGGGGATGGTAATCCCGACAACTACAACCTTGATGGAGGCGACTTGCCAGCACTTCTTGGCGACCAACGGCTCTGGTGGATCATGAACGACAGGGGTAACGCCCACCGGTCTACCGATAGCGAGCCGCTGGGTATTGAGGTACATGCTTCAGCATTTGCCTTCGATCATCCCTCTACGCTCGGCAACTTGACGTTTTACGAGTATCAGGTCATCAACAAAAATACTGCCCCTGTCAAGGATACATACTTTACGTTATTCGCAGATGTCGAGATAGGAAACTGGGCCGACGATTATATTGGCTCGGACTCATTACTTCATTTGGGGTTTGCCTACAACGCTGACAACAACGATCAGTACAATAATGGTTACGGTATTGCACCTCCAGCTATTGGCTTTACCTTTCTAGAAACTATTTCAGCAGACGAAGATGGGCTAGACAATAACCGGAATGGATCTATAGATGAACCGGATGAGAAACTGGGTACTACTTCCGTCATGGCATGGCATAAAGGTGCAGGCGTGGCTGGTAATCCGAGAAACGCTTCAGAATACTACAATAACATGCAAGCGCTATGGAATGATGGACGCCCACTCATTGAGGGCCGCCGAGGACGCGATGGCGTCCCACCATATAAAAAAACACGTTTTTTTCTTCCTGGCGACCCGCTTAGCGGTACCTTCTGGTCCGAAATCAATTGGGATAACGAAGGAAATTCACACGAGCCCTACGACCGCAAACTAATTTCTACAACAGGCCCTTTTGTAATGCGGCCGGGAGACACCACAACAGTGCGTTTCGCAATCATTTGGTCGCGAGGAGAAGACCATCTTGATTCAATCAGGGTGCTCAGAAAAGATACCCGCGCCGTTCGAAGCACTGCCGAGGAACTCTATTCGGCACTAACCCGGGATGACTTTACGATAGAACAGCCGCCCCCGGCTAACCACGTCCTCGGCTTCGACCAGAACTTCCCCAACCCATTCTCCCAATCAACCACCTTCCGCTACAGCCTGCCACAACCGATGCAGGTGCGCTTAGCGGTTTATGATATGCTAGGGCGAGAGGTGGCGCTACTCGTAGATGCACAACAGGAAGCCGGCATCTATACGACTGAATTTGACGCGGGTAACCTCCCTGCCGGCGTCTATCTCGCCCGTATAGAGCTAGACTTCCTCCAGTTCACCAAGCGGATGGTACTATTACGATGAAGTGGTGTTTGCCGTTCATACTGCTGTTTTTTGCGCTTGATGCGCACGCGCAGGTAGGTAACTGTGAAGGCTCGCTAGGGGAAGCGTTTCTCGATGCCGGCAACGTGCGTGCGCGCATCCCTAACAACGGCGGGTTGTTCTGGCGCGGATCACCGCATGTGTACGAAGTCCCAAAAGGTGGAAATGCTAACGCAATTTTTGCAGGTACCTTTTGGATCGCAGGCCTAATTAACAATACAGTGCATGCTGCTGCAAGCAGTTATGGCCCATGGGAATTCTGGGCTGGCCCCCTTGATGATTCTGGCAACCCACCCGTTGATTGCAAAATCTACGATAAAGTTTGGGAAATCAGGTCAGAAGATCTTGATGCTTTTGTCAACGGAAAGGGCGTTTCCAACGATCTAAAAAATTGGCCGTGGCATCTCGGCGCCCCAGTTATCGATGGAGATGGTAACCCGGATAATTATAATCTCGAAGGGGGCGATCTCCCTGAACTCCTTGGAGATCAACGGCTCTGGTGGGTCATGAACGACAGAGGAAACACGCATAACGCCTCAGACACTGATCCGCTCGGTATAGAAGTACATGCTTCTGCTTTTGCATTTACCAATGCTGGAGCACTTGGCAACATGACATTTTATGAGCATAAAATCATCAACAAAAACACCGAGAATATTAAAGACACTTTCGTAGGCCTATACATGGACATGGACCTCGGCAACTTTGATGACGATTTTGTTGGATCAGATTCTTTATTGCACCTTGGGTTTGCTTACAATGAAGACAACGACGATGAAGGACATGAGGGTTATAGCATAGCACCACCTGCTGTCGGCTTCACTTTTCTTGAAACCATCTCGGCAGCAAACGATGGGCTCGATAACAATCGCGACGGAGTAACCGATGAAATAGGAGAGAAACTAGGTACTTATGCCGTTATGTACTACTACGGAGGTGGTGGTGTAACAGGGGATCCCTATGCCGGCGCGCACTACTACAATCTCATGCAGGCTAAATGGAGAGACGGGCGACCTGTTGTAGAAGGATTGTACGGATACGATGGCCTGGCGCCTTTCAAAACTACCCGCTTCTTTTATCCGGGCGACCCTGTTACTGGCGCATATTGGTCTGAGTTTAATGTCGACAACCAAGGTACACCCAATAGAGGTTCAGATCGAAAACTTATTACTTCAACCGGCCCCTTCACACTGGCTAGTGCTGATACAGCAACTATTCGCTTTGCAATAATTTGGTCGCGTGGGAAAGATCATCTTGATTCAGTAACCGTATTAAAAAAAGACACAAAAGCAGTCCGCAGTTTAGCTGAGATATTATATAGTCCTGCTATAAGAGATGACTTCTTAATACCCACGTCAGAAGAAAATTATGTCCTCGGCTTCGACCAGAACTTCCCTAATCCCTTCTCCCAATCAACCACCCTCCGCTACAGCCTGCCACAACCGATGCAGGTGCGCTTAGCGGTTTATGACATACTCGGCCGCGAAGTCGCGCTGCTGGTGGATGCGCAGCAGGATGCCGGCATCCACACCGCCGAATTTGATGCAGGCAGTTTGCCCGCCGGCATGTACCTCGCCCGCATCGAACTCGACTTCCTCCAGTTCACCAAGCGCATGGTGATCATCAGGTGATGATTGGAATGCCGATTTTTTTGCTATGCTCTTACCTCTACCACATGCGGTGCCCGGCGTTAGTCGGCAGTATTAAGCACTGCCATCCCCTCCACGTCATCCCAGACTTGATCCGGGACCCAGTATCTTCGAGCACCCCGTAGCATACATGTCGCTCAACTTTGCGCTTTTGCGTTTCTACCAGTAGACCTTTCTGGTATTTCCTATGCAAAAAAGCTACTGGCCTTTTCTACTCTTTTTACTCCTGCCACACCTGGCAGTAGCACAAACTGGCACCTGCGAGCCGGCACTTGCTGAAGCCTATCTCGATGCCGGCAACGTACGCGCGCGCATCCTCAACAACGGTGGACTCTTCTGGCGTGGCTCACCGCATGTATATGAGATTGACGGTGCCAACGCCATCTTTGCTTCTGGTATATGGATCAGTGGCCTCATCGACAATACAATCCACGCCGCTGCCAGCCTATACGGACCATGGGAATTCTGGTCTGGCCCACTCGATACAGCTGGCAACCCACCAACAGATTGCAAACTTTACGACCAGATATGGGAAATTAGAAGGGAAGACATCCAATCATTTATAAACGAAGCGCGCGTTTCCAGTAACCTGAACAATTGGCCATGGCAATTGGGCGCACCGGTAATCGACGGAGATGGCAATCCGAACAACTACAATATCGAAGGAGGTGACCTCCCAGAACTCCTTGGCGACCAGCGCCTCTGGTGGATCATGAATGACCGCGGTAATACACACGACCGAACAGGGAGTCCCCCGCTTGGAATCGAGGTCCATGCTTCTGCGTTTGCTTACACAAACCCAGCCACGTTGGGTAACATTACCTTTTACGAATACAAAATTATCAATAAAAACACTTCTCCGATCACCGAAACACACGTTGGACTATTCTCCGATATATACCTGGGCTATTTCATTGATGATTTTGTGGGATCTGATTCGTTGCTCCATCTTGCGTATGCATATAATGCCGACAACGTCGACGAAAGATACGGCGACGCACCGCCGGCTATCGGGTTTACCTTCCTGGAAACGATTCTGGCTGAAAACGATGGTCTCGACAACAACCGCGATGGTATAGTCGATGAGATTGGCGAGAAACTGGGTACGCATGCTGTAATGTACCTCGCAGGAGGCGGCGGCGTCAATGGAGACCCGATTACAAGCGAGCACTTTCATAATTACATGCAGGCAATATGGAAAGATGGCCGACACTTAATTGAAGGCCTTGCTGGACGTAGGGGTATCTCACCTTTCAAAAGAACTCGTTTCTATTGGTCCGGCGACCCAGTGACTGGGGCCTTTTGGTCTGAAAAGAATCTCGACAATCAAGGCAACCCCAATAATAGCTTTGATAGAGCACTTGTCACCTCAACGGGCCCCTTTACCCTGGCTAGCGCTGATACAGCAACCATCCGGTTTGCCATAATCTGGTCGCGCGGGGAAGACAACCTGGATTCCATTACAGTCTTAAGAAAAGACACGCAAGCAGTACGCAGTGCGAGCGAGAGCTTGTACAGTCCACCAACGCGAGAAGATTTCATCACCATTCCCCAGCCGAGTAACTACCTTCTCGGCTTTGACCAGAACTTCCCCAACCCCTTCTCCCTGTCCACAACACTCCGCTACAGCCTGCCTCAACCGATGCAGGTACGGCTAGCTGTGTACGACCTGCTCGGCCGCGAAGTCGCGCTGCTGGTGGATGCGCAGCAGGAAGCCGGCATCCACACCGCCGAATTTGATGCAGGCAGTTTGCCCGCCGGCATGTACCTCGCCCGCATCGAACTCGACTTCCTCCAGTTCACCAAGCGCATGGTGATCACCAGGTGATGGGTTTAAGGTTCAAAGTTGCAGGTGTGTGGTAATAGTTTAAGCAGATCAATCCTCCCCTTCACGACATGCCGGACTTGATCCGGTATCCAGATTGCCTGCCTGAAGCGTTGTAGTAATTCGCACGCCATGCTAGCCCAGATTCTTCGGGGACTCAGAATGACGTTGGAGGATGTCATGTCATTGCCTTCATGGCATGCCGGACTTGG from the Bacteroidota bacterium genome contains:
- a CDS encoding T9SS type A sorting domain-containing protein, with amino-acid sequence MKKQIYALFLGALLATTPAFSQDRVGQCTPAMAEAFLDVGNVRARILNNGGLFQGGPDLNYQVPLSIRANSVYSASLWISGFVDDELRMAASRYGPFEFWPGPLDENGNPPADCSIYDKIWEIRSSDIDTFATYGVITENLQNWPWDLGAPVIDGDGIPNNYNIAAGDLPELLGDQRLWWIMNDRGNTHESSNTKPIGLEVHASAFAFAFSGDGSSKEVLPNYTFYDYKIINKSNQPLTDAYISMFADADLGNASDDYAGSDSLLQVGYVYNGGNNDNLCGRGVPPPAVGFTLFTDKLAEKDGVDNNFDGVVDEPGEQLGVSSIIANAEPYNKEMYRNIMLGLWEDERPILFGGQGREGFGFPNDLPRKETRFIFSNNPIQRGFWSEANGDNRGTPNKPGDRNVVTSMGSFDFAPAEKINFRMAIVWSQAGTNLQSVDLLLRETASLRAKSDALFGIEQRAEESATDSPIESESTFSPDVHSNYPNPFTEQTTINYTLQHSMAVRLSVFDMLGREVQNLVNQQQDAGNYTVDFNAGDLPAGIYFARIQLDGNQFTRRMTLIR
- a CDS encoding T9SS type A sorting domain-containing protein is translated as MKRILFVFLFLLGATEATAQQGTCEMSMAGKYLDAGNVRAYIPNDGRLFRGHAGEYYEPGINFEAPKGIGANSIYAASLWVGGNIDDEFRAAGTRYGWAEFWAGPLDEAGNPPADCKPFDHIWEIRTADIDSFYTDGHISQNLQNWPWQLGAPVVDGDGDPTNYNLAGGDLPELLGDQRLWWIMNDRGNQHESTVSEPIGIEVHASAFAFNNPGPLGNFTFYEYEIINKNSKPLTDAYVSMFADVDLGDFSDDYVGSDSLLQYGYAYNSDNLDDGCGVGIIPPAVGFTFLPTIAGDADGIDNNFDGIVDEEGEMVGISSVLYNVEPYMIDRYKNVMEGRLEYGDTMYKGGRGYESWGFPSNLPLTPTRFAYSGDPVTGTFWSEFNVDDLGTPNDPYDRNLVTTMGQFDIASGEKKTIRLAIVWSQGTDHLHSVRLLKKDVTGVRNTGDALFTANLPERPQKRNAPINGFVLGFDQNFPNPFTESTTIRYSLPQDMQVRLTVFDMLGREVQTLVEQRQAAGTYNINFEAGNLPAGMYLARIELDYLQFTKRMTLMR
- a CDS encoding T9SS type A sorting domain-containing protein gives rise to the protein MKGWWPFILLFFALDAHAQVGNCETSLAEAYLNAGNVRARILTTGSLFWRGSPHVYEVPKGGGSNAIFSAAIWVGGLINDSLHVAASRYGPWEFWPGPLDEAGNPPDDCSLYDNIWEIRTEDIQAFLDGGGISTNLENWPWQLGAPVLDGDGNPDNYNLDGGDLPALLGDQRLWWIMNDRGNAHRSTDSEPLGIEVHASAFAFDHPSTLGNLTFYEYQVINKNTAPVKDTYFTLFADVEIGNWADDYIGSDSLLHLGFAYNADNNDQYNNGYGIAPPAIGFTFLETISADEDGLDNNRNGSIDEPDEKLGTTSVMAWHKGAGVAGNPRNASEYYNNMQALWNDGRPLIEGRRGRDGVPPYKKTRFFLPGDPLSGTFWSEINWDNEGNSHEPYDRKLISTTGPFVMRPGDTTTVRFAIIWSRGEDHLDSIRVLRKDTRAVRSTAEELYSALTRDDFTIEQPPPANHVLGFDQNFPNPFSQSTTFRYSLPQPMQVRLAVYDMLGREVALLVDAQQEAGIYTTEFDAGNLPAGVYLARIELDFLQFTKRMVLLR
- a CDS encoding T9SS type A sorting domain-containing protein: MKWCLPFILLFFALDAHAQVGNCEGSLGEAFLDAGNVRARIPNNGGLFWRGSPHVYEVPKGGNANAIFAGTFWIAGLINNTVHAAASSYGPWEFWAGPLDDSGNPPVDCKIYDKVWEIRSEDLDAFVNGKGVSNDLKNWPWHLGAPVIDGDGNPDNYNLEGGDLPELLGDQRLWWVMNDRGNTHNASDTDPLGIEVHASAFAFTNAGALGNMTFYEHKIINKNTENIKDTFVGLYMDMDLGNFDDDFVGSDSLLHLGFAYNEDNDDEGHEGYSIAPPAVGFTFLETISAANDGLDNNRDGVTDEIGEKLGTYAVMYYYGGGGVTGDPYAGAHYYNLMQAKWRDGRPVVEGLYGYDGLAPFKTTRFFYPGDPVTGAYWSEFNVDNQGTPNRGSDRKLITSTGPFTLASADTATIRFAIIWSRGKDHLDSVTVLKKDTKAVRSLAEILYSPAIRDDFLIPTSEENYVLGFDQNFPNPFSQSTTLRYSLPQPMQVRLAVYDILGREVALLVDAQQDAGIHTAEFDAGSLPAGMYLARIELDFLQFTKRMVIIR
- a CDS encoding T9SS type A sorting domain-containing protein — protein: MQKSYWPFLLFLLLPHLAVAQTGTCEPALAEAYLDAGNVRARILNNGGLFWRGSPHVYEIDGANAIFASGIWISGLIDNTIHAAASLYGPWEFWSGPLDTAGNPPTDCKLYDQIWEIRREDIQSFINEARVSSNLNNWPWQLGAPVIDGDGNPNNYNIEGGDLPELLGDQRLWWIMNDRGNTHDRTGSPPLGIEVHASAFAYTNPATLGNITFYEYKIINKNTSPITETHVGLFSDIYLGYFIDDFVGSDSLLHLAYAYNADNVDERYGDAPPAIGFTFLETILAENDGLDNNRDGIVDEIGEKLGTHAVMYLAGGGGVNGDPITSEHFHNYMQAIWKDGRHLIEGLAGRRGISPFKRTRFYWSGDPVTGAFWSEKNLDNQGNPNNSFDRALVTSTGPFTLASADTATIRFAIIWSRGEDNLDSITVLRKDTQAVRSASESLYSPPTREDFITIPQPSNYLLGFDQNFPNPFSLSTTLRYSLPQPMQVRLAVYDLLGREVALLVDAQQEAGIHTAEFDAGSLPAGMYLARIELDFLQFTKRMVITR